One window of the Labeo rohita strain BAU-BD-2019 chromosome 9, IGBB_LRoh.1.0, whole genome shotgun sequence genome contains the following:
- the ndufb3 gene encoding NADH dehydrogenase [ubiquinone] 1 beta subcomplex subunit 3: MGGDHGHGHGKLSMPDYKVWKWEGTPLEATQQRLARRGLRDPWARNEAWRYTGSFGVPVTFSNVLLRGFKTGFAAFVVALAVEYAFFPPKKSEH; encoded by the exons ATGGGTGGGGATCATGGACACGGGCATGGCAAGCTGTCAATGCCAGACTACAAAGTGTGGAAATGGGAAGGAACGCCACTGGAAGCGACCCAGCAGAGGCTGGCTCGAAGAGGACTCAGGGACCCCTGGGCTCG GAATGAGGCGTGGAGATACACGGGCAGCTTTGGCGTCCCAGTTACCTTCTCAAATGTTCTCCTCCGTGGATTTAAGACAGGATTCGCAGCGTTTGTAGTGGCACTGGCAGTGGAGTATGCTTTCTTCCCTCCAAAGAAGTCAGAGCACTAA
- the usp37 gene encoding ubiquitin carboxyl-terminal hydrolase 37, translating to MAVAVPKLTSGGAVRIRIRCGELGTTKWKEGVFEIHERDNKINLVVKFNSGGTPRMFQLNHNVKQVSWYQTHGPNRVTLTLKDSSVVMMDKLSILVAKKMKEYLENVRVGKPAVLKTNQGSASFGLVLGNRAAQNDSGLSPSDKQSTPRRPSLDSREDSTPRKPLGSPSRVTSTPGRNGLSENRSEKRKRLMNSDGDMTEDYPKENDSSSNNKAITDASRKFLLSCKEKLKQSEENRTTAPHTPAPLQPTSFYGSRTGTKDYSQTHSFFDRPGSTGQCPSAKRSLMLPNHSTPFKKVRPTLDYGGWNKPRASTLAQPQPPLQGFSNLGNTCYMNAILQSLFSLPSFSNDLLKQGIPWKRVPVNALLRRFAHLLAKKDISPPEVKKDLLRRVKNAISSTAERFSGYMQNDAHEFLSQCLDQLKEDVEKINKSWKNEPSAWEEPQSARLADEVDTSRIYTCPVTVNMEFEVQHTITCKSCGEVVTKREQFNDLSIDLPRRKKTLPLRSIQDSLDLFFRMEEIEYSCEKCSGKAATVSHKFSRLPRVLILHLKRYSYNSQLSLNSKLGQQVLIPKYLTLLSHCTDATRPPLSLGWNAQTAISRTLKMSQSVNSSTLRKGSQKPESSGSMLCDSDSEEELVRKVGRKHHSEDERTEEVQHNAQVEHSEFNAINDEEMLAAVLEMSRHDTSLSGCPDDEPTSSPDTGFGDADGQDLTHHLELLDGEKQPADALESLDLTMDENKENQTPEGVQGELDWVQQYSLDQEREEQELQQALAQSLQEHEAREMREDDDLKRATELSLQEFNNSLPELLCSDDDSGNEDGLDMEYSEAEAEELKKNAETGELPNSFRLISVVSHIGSSSSSGHYISDVYDMKKQSWLTYNDLDVSRTQESTVQRDRDRSGYIFFYMHKDVFEELSELEKAGGNSDAGRTVLQPL from the exons ATGGCCGTCGCAGTGCCCAAGCTGACCAGCGGTGGCGCTGTCCGCATCCGTATCAGATGTGGGGAGCTGGGGACCACCAAATGGAAAGAGGGAGTCTTTGAAATCCACGAGAGGGATAACAAAATAAACCTGGTAGTGAAGTTCAACAGTGGCGGTACGCCGAGAATGTTTCAG ctgAATCACAACGTTAAGCAGGTTTCGTGGTATCAAACGCATGGCCCAAACCGTGTGACTTTGACTCTGAAAGACTCCAGCGTTGTCATGATGGACAAACTGTCCATATTGGTTGCtaaaaaaatgaaggaataCCTTGAAAATGTGAGGGTTGGAAAACCAGcag ttttaaagacAAACCAGGGAAGTGCTAGTTTTGGATTAGTTCTTGGGAATCGTGCAGCACAGAATGACTCTGGTCTTTCTCCGTCAGATAAACAG AGCACTCCCAGACGTCCAAGTCTCGACAGCAGAGAGGACAGCACACCCCGAAAGCCTCTTGGGAGTCCTAGTCGGGTAACTTCAACACCTGGCCGCAATGGGCTCTCTGAGAACAG GAGTGAGAAGAGGAAGAGGCTGATGAACTCTGATGGTGATATGACAGAGGACTACCCCAAAGAGAATGACTCTTCTAG CAACAATAAGGCCATCACAGACGCATCCAGAAAGTTTCTGCTCAGCTGCAAAGAGAAACTTAAGCAGTCAGAGGAGAACAGGACAACTG cTCCACACACGCCTGCCCCTCTCCAGCCGACATCCTTTTATGGGAGCAGGACAGGAACTAAAGATTATTCACAGACCCATTCATTTTTTGACAG GCCCGGCAGTACAGGCCAGTGTCCCTCTGCTAAAAGAAGCCTAATGTTACCCAATCACTCAACTCCCTTTAAAAAGGTGCGCCCAACtttggactatggtggctggaACAAACCAAGAGCATCCACATTGGCTCAGCCTCAACCTCCACTGCAAGG ATTTTCCAATCTTGGGAACACCTGTTACATGAACGCCATACTCCAGTCACTTTTCAGCCTGCCCTCATTTTCAAATGACCTGCTGAAGCAGGGCATTCCATGGAAGAGGGTCCCCGTAAATGCTCTTCTGAG GCGTTTTGCTCATCTGCTGGCTAAGAAAGACATTTCCCCTCCAGAAGTCAAGAAAGATCTTTTGCGGCGAGTGAAGAATGCTATTTCCTCAACAGCTGAGCGTTTTTCTGGTTACATGCAGAAT GATGCCCATGAGTTCCTGAGTCAGTGTCTGGACCAGCTGAAGGAGGATGTGGAGAAGATCAACAAAAGCTGGAAGAACGAGCCCTCAGCCTGGGAGGAGCCTCAGAGCGCACGGTTAGCAGATGAGGTGGACACTTCACGCATTTACACCTGCCCGGTTACAGTCAACATGGAGTTTGAAGTGCAGCACACCATAACATGTAAAAG CTGTGGAGAGGTGGTGACGAAACGTGAACAGTTCAATGACCTGTCCATCGACCTGCCGCGCAGGAAAAAAACACTCCCTTTGAGATCCATACAGGATTCTCTAGATCTCTTTTTCAGG ATGGAGGAGATTGAGTATTCCTGTGAAAAATGCAGTGGAAAAGCAGCAACCGTCTCTCACAAATTTAGCAGGCTTCCCAG GGTCCTGATTCTTCACCTCAAACGCTACAGCTACAACAGTCAGCTGTCTTTAAACAGCAAGCTGGGCCAGCAAGTCCTAATCCCCAAATATCTCACGCTACTCTCACACTGCACAGACGCCACACGTCCCCCTCTCAGCCTCGGCTGGAACGCACAGACGGCAAT CTCCAGGACACTGAAAATGTCACAGTCGGTCAACTCTTCAACACTACG AAAAGGTTCTCAAAAGCCAGAAAGCTCGGGCAGTATGTTGTGCGACTCTGATAGTGAGGAGGAGCTCGTCAGAAAAGTCGGTCGCAAACATCACTCAGAAGATGAAAGGACGGAAGAG GTGCAGCACAATGCACAGGTCGAGCACTCGGAGTTTAATGCCATCAATGACGAGGAGATGCTGGCAGCTGTGCTGGAGATGAGTCGCCACGATACTAGTTTGTCCGGATGCCCCGATGATGAGCCAACCAGCAGCCCAGACACAGGGTTTGGAGATGCTGACGGGCAGGACCTGACTCATCATTTAGAACTGCTGGATGGAGAGAAACAGCCTGCAG ATGCTCTGGAGTCTCTAGATCTAACCATGGATGAGAATAAGGAGAACCAGACGCCTGAAGGTGTGCAGGGAGAGCTGGACTGGGTGCAGCAGTACAGTTTAGACCAGGAGCGAGAAGAACAGGAGCTGCAGCAGGCCCTCGCACAGAGCCTACAGGAACAC GAGGCGAGAGAGATGAGGGAAGATGACGATCTGAAGAGAGCTACTGAGCTCAGCCTGCAGG AGTTTAATAACTCTTTGCCAGAGCTGCTGTGCTCTGATGACGACTCTGGGAATGAAGATGGCCTGGATATGGAGTACAGTGAGGCTGAAGCTGAAGAGCTCAAGAAGAATGCTGAG ACTGGAGAGCTTCCGAACTCTTTCAGACTCATCAGTGTGGTCAGTCACATCGGCAGCAGTTCATCATCAG GGCATTACATTAGTGATGTTTATGATATGAAGAAACAGTCCTGGCTCACGTACAATGATCTGGACGTGTCCCGCACACAGGAGTCCACTGTTCAGAGAGATCGTGACAGGAGCGGATACATCTTTTTCTACATGCACAA AGATGTGTTTGAGGAGCTGTCTGAGCTGGAGAAGGCAGGAGGGAACAGCGATGCCGGTCGCACAGTGCTGCAGCCGCTATAA
- the ybey gene encoding endoribonuclease YbeY isoform X1 has protein sequence MIIVLFYVHWNFLNMYRRLCPFRKQQILRNLQNVVPLRRAKLRKDVEILRHIFGVQKFDMGIICVDNRKIQRINHVYRKKNQPTDVLSFPFYEDLRPGKVPCALQRDEYNLGDIFLGVEYVMQQCKETSQDLHEALTVVTAHGICHLLGYRHETEEEWNEMQQKESYILSEFNRLTGRHLEPLTKRCT, from the exons atgatcattgtcttattttatgttcactggaatttcttgaatatgtatAGACGTTTGTGTCCTTTCCGTAAGCAGCAAA TTCTGCGAAATCTCCAGAATGTGGTTCCCCTGAGACGCGCCAAACTGCGCAAAGATGTGGAGATACTGAGACACATATTTGGGGTCCAGAAGTTTGACATGGGCATCATATGTGTGGACAACCGAAAGATTCAACGCATCAATCACGTCTACAGGAAAAAGAACCAGCCCACAGATGTGCTGTCTTTCCCTTTCTATGAG GATCTGAGGCCGGGTAAAGTCCCATGTGCCCTGCAAAGAGATGAGTATAACTTAGGTGACATCTTCTTAGGTGTAGAGTATGTAATGCAACAGTGTAAAGAGACATCTCAGGATCTTCATGAAGCACTCACA GTGGTTACAGCTCATGGAATCTGCCACTTACTGGGATACAGACATGAAACTGAAGAGGAGTGGAATGAG ATGCAGCAGAAAGAAAGTTACATTCTCAGCGAGTTCAACAGGCTAACAGGTCGTCACCTTGAGCCACTCACAAAGAGATGCACGTAG
- the ybey gene encoding endoribonuclease YbeY isoform X2: protein MGVVLRNLQNVVPLRRAKLRKDVEILRHIFGVQKFDMGIICVDNRKIQRINHVYRKKNQPTDVLSFPFYEDLRPGKVPCALQRDEYNLGDIFLGVEYVMQQCKETSQDLHEALTVVTAHGICHLLGYRHETEEEWNEMQQKESYILSEFNRLTGRHLEPLTKRCT from the exons ATGGGTGTAGTTCTGCGAAATCTCCAGAATGTGGTTCCCCTGAGACGCGCCAAACTGCGCAAAGATGTGGAGATACTGAGACACATATTTGGGGTCCAGAAGTTTGACATGGGCATCATATGTGTGGACAACCGAAAGATTCAACGCATCAATCACGTCTACAGGAAAAAGAACCAGCCCACAGATGTGCTGTCTTTCCCTTTCTATGAG GATCTGAGGCCGGGTAAAGTCCCATGTGCCCTGCAAAGAGATGAGTATAACTTAGGTGACATCTTCTTAGGTGTAGAGTATGTAATGCAACAGTGTAAAGAGACATCTCAGGATCTTCATGAAGCACTCACA GTGGTTACAGCTCATGGAATCTGCCACTTACTGGGATACAGACATGAAACTGAAGAGGAGTGGAATGAG ATGCAGCAGAAAGAAAGTTACATTCTCAGCGAGTTCAACAGGCTAACAGGTCGTCACCTTGAGCCACTCACAAAGAGATGCACGTAG
- the insig2 gene encoding insulin-induced gene 2 protein: MVEVSAKSGGAPMRRGPYISMITNRTTNLLIRAAMLFMVGVFLALVLNLLQVQRNVTLFPPDVITSIFSSAWWVPPCCGTAAALIGLLYPCMDHRLGEPHKLKREWSNVMRCVAVFVGINHASAKVDFANNVQLSLTLAALSVGLWWTFDRSRSGFGLGVIIAILATLTTQLLVYNGVFQYTSPDFLYIRSWLPCIFFAGVITVGNIGRQLALYEYKVSQEKTHQD; encoded by the exons ATGGTGGAGGTTTCGGCAAAGAGCGGCGGTGCTCCGATGCGCCGCGGGCCCTACATTAGCATGATCACCAATCGGACGACGAATTTGCTGATCCGTGCTGCTATGCTGTTTATGGTGGGTGTGTTTCTAGCGCTCGTGCTAAATCTGCTACAAGTGCAGCGTAACGTCACCCTCTTCCCTCCTGACGTCATCACCAGCATTTTCTCATCTGCCTGGTGGGTTCCACCCTGCTGTGGAACAGCCGCag CTTTGATAGGTTTGCTGTACCCCTGTATGGATCATCGTCTGGGGGAGCCACATAAACTCAAGAGAGAGTGGTCTAATGTGATGCGCTGTGTGGCCGTCTTTGTGGGCATAAATCATGCCAGTGCT AAGGTGGACTTTGCGAATAATGTGCAACTGTCGTTGACGCTGGCTGCCTTGTCTGTCGGCCTGTGGTGGACATTTGATCGTTCTCGCAGTGGTTTTGGGCTGGGAGTCATCATTGCAATACTTGCTACACTCACCACCCAGCTGCTGGTTTACAACGGAGTCTTTCA ATATACCTCCCCTGACTTCCTGTACATTCGGTCCTGGCTGCCATGTATCTTCTTCGCGGGGGTTATAACTGTGGGGAATATTGGACGACAGCTAGCTCTG TACGAGTACAAAGTGAGTCAGGAAAAGACCCACCAGGATTAA